In Bacteroides sp., the genomic stretch GGAACATTGGCCCGACTGAATGTGAGTAGGAGATGCCCAACAACCATTTCCGGAAGATTTTATGACCTACAAGCCGTTCTTCGGGGCATATTGTCGGAGTCTCGGAAGGAGCGCCAAATACGTGGCCTGGTCCCCATTCACCAGGAACTTTTCCCGGCCTGAATTGAGGCCTGCACCGGCGAGTGCCCCAACAGGGGCTCCGATCAGCCCTCCGATCAGCGCCCCGCCCCCCTGGGAAATGTAGGCATCCTGAGTGCTGGCAAGACCGATTACCACCCCAATAGTCGCTCCGGCTATTGCACCCATCCAGGCCCCTTTGCCCGTATTTCCCTGTCTTCTGAATTTGATTGCCGCCATGCTTTCCGGCGCAAATCCTATTTGGTTCAAATCTTCGCCCAGAATCACAAATTCATCTTCATTCGCCGCATAGCATGTTCCTTTGACCTCTGTTTTATCCATTAAAGTCACCCAGGCTTTATAGGTTTTTACCTTTTGAGCATGGGCCGCGGAAAGGGTACAAGCGAGGGTCAGAACGAAAAGGAGTCGCAGGGTTTTCATGGCTTAGGTGTTTTATTGGAAGGTATTTCAGGGGAGGGGGAAGTGCAATGACGTGGGTCAGAGGAATAGGGGCCTCATTGAGAGATGGAATGGCTGCCTTTCGCATTTTTGGGGATTCGCGGCGGTTTCAAGGGAAGGATCCTGTATTCTCCTTCTTCACCCCATTTGATATAAGGGACTGAAGGAACCAAACAGAAAATAAAGGTTATCTTTAAAGGAGCTGCAAAACAGGGATACCGCCATGCAAAAGGTAAAATTTGACCGTTCTCGTAAGGATGAATTTTTCAACGTTTTAAACCATCGGATAGACGCCTATTTTGACGAACATACTATTACCAAAAAAGCAAACTGGGTTTTTGTTGCCAAAATAGTTACCTATTTCCTGCTCACCTTGATATGCTATTTGGCCATTCTCAGCAATGAATTTAGCGGCTGGCGCCTGGCGCTTCTTTTTGGCTTCTTTGGGGTTCTGATTACCATTCTGCTTTTTTCACTCGCACATGATGCCTCGCACCACGCGATTTCTGACAGGCCATGGATCAATCGTTCCCTGGCTTATATGTGGAATTTGGCCGGTATTTCGAGCTATTTCTGGGAACTTAAACATAATGTTGCCCATCACGGCTTTACCAACATACCGGGGAAGGACGATGATATTGACCAGAGCAAGCTGGTTCGTCTGAATCCGAATGCTACCCGCAAATGGTTTCATAGATACCAGCACATA encodes the following:
- a CDS encoding fatty acid desaturase; protein product: MQKVKFDRSRKDEFFNVLNHRIDAYFDEHTITKKANWVFVAKIVTYFLLTLICYLAILSNEFSGWRLALLFGFFGVLITILLFSLAHDASHHAISDRPWINRSLAYMWNLAGISSYFWELKHNVAHHGFTNIPGKDDDIDQSKLVRLNPNATRKWFHRYQHIYAPFLYSLLSINIIYIKDFKLLLQHNFGNKTIPGHPVREFWILVLTKILFVGYMIVVPKMILGISWAEMFTYHVLMHLAIGLFIGFILVPVHVTGESAYRLPDKHGNIHCDWRQHQIEATVDFAAN